Within the Seriola aureovittata isolate HTS-2021-v1 ecotype China chromosome 24, ASM2101889v1, whole genome shotgun sequence genome, the region AGTGTAGAGCTTCAGCCGTGTGATAACAGTTGCCGACAAAAGTAGCAGAAAAAGCTAGTATGTGGActttaagatctttttttgtcaCACAATATGTTTATTTTCCCCCAAAACTAATGACATAACAGACCATAGTATGGTTCTATATCATTAGTAAAAGGCAAGTCTGGATTTCCCGCAGGAGTTCAGCGCTTACCACCAGTGCAGCGCAGATGGGGCCGTGGATAATGTACAGCAAGGAAGTATCTGAGCTGACCCAACATCTGTGAAAGCACGGATCAGTTCATCACTTTATAGCAGTACCATGTGGATAAATATGACTTATTTACAACAATATCTTTGGAGATGCTCACTTGTCATTGTAGTAGAAGTGGCGTGCTATCGAATGTATCACCGACGGCACCAGTGGGAAACCTGCGAAATCAAATTAGAACATTTGTGACATTTGGGTTTAAGACAAGTCAAATGTTTATAGTGAGATATCTACATACGATCCTTACTCACCCCACCCAAGCAGGTAATACCATATgagatgttgtttttctgcaaacACAGCCACAACAATGAGAGTGTGCAGGTAGATTCCCTCACACAGCATCCAGAAGTAGTTACAGCTCATCAAATACATGTGGACGAACATGACAAGCTTACAGCTTACCTGGAATGGAAAAAGCAACATGAGCACCGTGTCTTTTTGTGCAATATAATCATATCGGGGGCAGATATCAGATTTAGATCGAGTCAAATCACTCACGGTATCGTTGTCcatgtgttcctgttttttcaGCCAGATGACGGTGATGACTGAGTTCAGCACGAATGAGAAAAAGAGGTTTTTATGGAGCGTTATTCTCTGGCAGCTCAGGCTCCTGAGGGcggcagagaaggagagacacaTTATGCCCTGAAATTCAACATCTAGCTTTATGGTTTactttaaatcatgttttctaCTGTGTGTCAGTATTTGGCAACCTGACTGGATAATCATTTATAGCTTATAAACCCTGAGTAAAGTACGCTTTATTAGAAAGTTGTACCAAATTATTTTACACAATAAAGAACATAAGGCTTTAagagaataaaactgaaaagtaaaaaaagaaagctgtgCTGCACTTACTTAAAATAGAAGAATATTCCCAATGATATGAGCAAAGACACCAGAGACAGTCCTTGACCAATCATAACCAAGTAGAAGTGAGTCATGACTGCCTGCAACAAAATGAATACAACTTGACATTTTTTccgcaaacacacagacaatgaaGCTGCTCtaatttgatgtatttatttcctCCTTACCTTCCTGTGATGTGCATCGTCGACGTTGCAGTTTGTGAAGTTCGTCCAGGTTCTGTTGCTCTCCGGGTGGCGTCCCCACTCGCCGGTCTCTGTGCAGACCTTGGATGCCACCGCTGTTTGACAAATTAGAGGAGTGAAAACTTAGAAAcgtgcagcaaaaacacaaaagtctCTATTTTAGATCTTCATTTGTTAATGGTTTGAGGTTGCGTTTTTTAGTTCAGGTCACTGTAGCGTTCTGCAACAGGATGCAGATTAGCCTAGCTTTTCACAttaacatcatttttatatttatatttctctactgagcatatttcccaaaatgttggacTAGTCCTTCACATTAAAGGAAAAGTGCATAATCAGAAAGGTCCCTCAATTTAAAAATCCCCCAGAGAGCAGAAATTGAACTTGTTGTTTTCAGaaagttgttgttattgttgataTATAGTAGGTAAATGTGCAAAATTATTGTTACTGAATAGACAGAAATCAAGCAGGCTGGAGAAATTCACCAGAAGTGTCAAAGTCATCATAGTAGTCTGGACAGTTCTGGTTCATGAGGCCAGCTTCAGTTGCATCCCAACACAGCCATCCATCCCATGTTGTGTTGCACATTGGCCCTGCCGACAACAGAGGAAGCACTCAGTAACACAGCAGTGGGACTGAAAGCTGGTATGCAATAGATTATAGTATGAAAATACTTTACCACAGCCTTTGACATGTTCTCCTCACCTATAGTTTTTGATGGACGCTGTGACTCTTTCATGATCCTCTGGAAACATTCATACTGGGCGGTGGTGATTTTGTTCCGTGTGGACTGATGCTCACCCTGATGGACATGTGTCTGGTACTCGTCTTCGGGGCCTGCCACCGCCACCAGCAGCTGACATTATTGAAGTGCAGTacgcaaacacacgcacacacacacacagatgcacaaaagTGCAAAATGACACATGATGCAACTGTCAATGAGATCAGAGCACATCTACAGCAACTGTGACAAATTCAAGTCTCATTTAAAGGGacactccaccaattttacatgTCACAGGAAGTAGAATAATGTCTTCTGTTAAAGAACAGTCTGAGAATATTACACACGGAGCATGAGGAGCTGGACATGTACCAGGCAGTCTTACATGACACCCCTCTAGGTGTAGGAACAAGTTGACTCATATCAGGACGTTAATGTCTGGATATTTCAGGCTCTGCTGCATCACTTTTGATCAACTCTCAAAATACAGAAACCTAAACaactaaattaaataataataataatataaatgaattAAGATATCGATCTAATAAAATTGCTCTTAAAACTCGTTGGATGATGTAAAAATGAACGAAGGGTGAAGCTACACAAACAAACgagaacatacagtacaggAATGTCTTTCCTGAATTCGTGAAGGTGACATATACAGCGAAAGCAGCGTATCTGAGAGGGTTACCTGATTGAGGGAGCACAGCACCAGAAGAAACATGAGGCAGTTCAGGTCCATCTGTGCTCTGATCTTCATGGTTAGTTTGTagttaagaaaacaaaaaagtggaATATTAATACTTTATGTGTTTCTGTACAGGaaacatacacagagagagacacaccaAATTCTGAGGACAGGTTCAGTCCGTCAGACTAcatgttatttttaatgtttcactgaatgttatttttattcaatctgGAGGAACAGGTAAAAATTTCAACACTATCCCAAATAGTTTCCCCCGGAGCTCAATGAGAATAATGCttcctgagctgcagcagctgctaaCATGAATCCAACACTTGCTGGTGTTGACAGGAGCTGGATTCAACATCTGGTTCACGTGCTCTGCACTGTCATACCCATACAATCTGAAATGTGTAATTCCATCGGTATTACTGTACTTTATAGAACCTTATTTTTCAGATTGTTTCAGtgttaaaaaggtttttataaCAATGACTTAGTTTGACACTTTTGAGATGCTGGCATGTCGTACACAAGAGGCTAAAAGTGCATGTTTTATTGTATATTACTGTATCGTCTATCAGTGGAATTTGTTTTCGTGTGTTTGACTTGATTGAAGGAAAACGGCAACATCTaattaataaacataaatataactcagtttcaaactgttttaaaaatgttccaAAAGAAGTCCAGATCTGTAACCTTGTTCTGTAAACGGCAGATCTATATCTCCAAtcccatgttgtttttattttgtaatggcAGGTCTCTCCTTTTTGTACATTACAGACGTGGCCTTTTGCTTCCTCTGTTCTCCACAGCTTCCTTCCTGCATGCTTATTATGCCTATTGAGCATGTTTAACTAATGTGTAGCCTAAACGTTGTCAATATGGCAAATACAGTAAGAGCATGTGCTGCAAACTCACTTACAAAAAGTATTTGTCAGCTCAATAAATGCTTCATATGCTGATCTAAATGTTAAGCAATTGCTGTAGGATGAGGTGAGACATATGCAACTGGCAACTTTATTGTAGTGTAATGTGCAACATTATATTGTGAAAAGATGGTGGAATTCAATTTATGTTATGTAATGTACCCACAGTGTGATAAAGCATAAAGcagagtctctgtgtgtctctatcGCACATTATACTctataaaaaaatctttaaattctcatttcagtttctgttgtcatCTTGTCATTTAAAATTAACTCTGTATCCTTCACAAAGTCAAAATCTTTATCACTTTGCGCTCTCAGTCATGTTACAGTACGACACTGACACATGACAAATTGTTGGCTTCtcatttgcaataaaaaaaagcagttgtGATATAATAACGTGACACAGACCAACAACCTTAATTCATATCCGGCTCTCCTGCCTGTTAATTCAGGAACTCTCTGTCAGTTTATGAGATTAATATCTTCTTGAACACACCCAAAGACACACAGTATACCTCCCTAATGGCCAACACAGACATTTAATAACGCATAGTGAAGTTACTCCCTTATTATGTGGGCCATCTATGACAGAACATTAGGATTTACACACTTTTCCGTGAGAAGTACCCTTTATTACAAACACATTGGCCCAGGAAAAGCCTTTTCACCACTTTATGTTAGCCATGTGAACAGCTTTTTGGTGTTAGGTGTGACAGAATTGTAAGTGGGATGAACAAATTCCATATTGGAAACATTCTTTTGCTTTTTAGTACGTTAGAGAAAGCAGGAAATTTAGGAACTGTTACAAACTCGCGATGTATTCGCTCTAAATTCTCCTTACTTTACATCTGGAGTGCCTGGAGGCCTAAATAAATATTGTTGTAATGTGAAAAAGATCAACATCTGAAGGGGATCAATGTTTAATGCCCTTTCAAAGAGGCAGGTATGTGCCCAGGAAATCAGTGCCGTTTTGAAAGATATTACTGTTTTTGAAATATAACTTTTAGATTTATCACgaaataaaaagataatttgttttccagctgccctctttaactgtaaaacattgtaaaatatattttgatctATCTGCAACACA harbors:
- the LOC130165243 gene encoding calcitonin gene-related peptide type 1 receptor-like isoform X1 — protein: MKIRAQMDLNCLMFLLVLCSLNQLLVAVAGPEDEYQTHVHQGEHQSTRNKITTAQYECFQRIMKESQRPSKTIGPMCNTTWDGWLCWDATEAGLMNQNCPDYYDDFDTSAVASKVCTETGEWGRHPESNRTWTNFTNCNVDDAHHRKAVMTHFYLVMIGQGLSLVSLLISLGIFFYFKSLSCQRITLHKNLFFSFVLNSVITVIWLKKQEHMDNDTVSCKLVMFVHMYLMSCNYFWMLCEGIYLHTLIVVAVFAEKQHLIWYYLLGWGFPLVPSVIHSIARHFYYNDKCWVSSDTSLLYIIHGPICAALVVNLFFLLNIVRVLITKLRVTHQAESSLYMRAVRATLILIPLLGIQFVLVPYRPHEHWASEIYLYIMNILMHYQGLLVSTIFCFFNGEVQSVLRRHWNQQRMQLAGTFANADFFRSASYVASSLTEVHRCYSIESHTEHMNGKSYPDIFRSDSPFV
- the LOC130165243 gene encoding calcitonin gene-related peptide type 1 receptor-like isoform X2, which codes for MDLNCLMFLLVLCSLNQLLVAVAGPEDEYQTHVHQGEHQSTRNKITTAQYECFQRIMKESQRPSKTIGPMCNTTWDGWLCWDATEAGLMNQNCPDYYDDFDTSAVASKVCTETGEWGRHPESNRTWTNFTNCNVDDAHHRKAVMTHFYLVMIGQGLSLVSLLISLGIFFYFKSLSCQRITLHKNLFFSFVLNSVITVIWLKKQEHMDNDTVSCKLVMFVHMYLMSCNYFWMLCEGIYLHTLIVVAVFAEKQHLIWYYLLGWGFPLVPSVIHSIARHFYYNDKCWVSSDTSLLYIIHGPICAALVVNLFFLLNIVRVLITKLRVTHQAESSLYMRAVRATLILIPLLGIQFVLVPYRPHEHWASEIYLYIMNILMHYQGLLVSTIFCFFNGEVQSVLRRHWNQQRMQLAGTFANADFFRSASYVASSLTEVHRCYSIESHTEHMNGKSYPDIFRSDSPFV